TAGGCGGTAATAAACCACCTCACCTGTGGGCGTGCGCCGCCGTAGATGGATGGGAGGCGGAGCAGATGCTCCACGATTCATACTCTACCCAAACGAAGACGAGCGGCAATTCCCAAACGGGAGGGCGTTTTCCGTCTACATTGGTGTTGATCCATATGGACGGGTGATAATAGTGCCCCAATACGTAGAGCAAAAGCATGCCCGCCACCAGAGCGATGGCCAGACAAGACATTTCTGCCTGACTCGCCGCTGACAAAAGCTCAGCTCGCGCTACAAAGCACGTACGCGTCAGGCACCTACATATAGTATTGTTCGAACAGGACCATGTGCGTGAGATGCAGCGCCgggaccgaccgaccgacagGTTGAACTCGGTGCGTAGTGCTACGATACGGACGGACCACGAAACGGAGAAATTACGGAGTCGCTCGCTACACGCGCCAGGCAGTAGATAGTACCAACGTCGACTACTTCGATGAGTAGAAAgtgcgcagccgcagcgggGAAGGTTAGTTGGCTCCATGGCATCCCGCCTCCAGTCCTTTTGGCGCGCCACTTGAGACCCCTATTTGTTAGAGGTAGTAGTTATTCCCCCCTCGCCGTACTAACTTGGTTACTGCGCagggtacgaagtaccaaGGTCTGCACCTAATAATAAAAGGCAGTGAGGTAAAGTACCAATCCCACGTGGAGCTGGTCTGCTGCCGGTGCCAACTGTGGACGGGATGTGGGGGAGCCTGCCCGCGCTAGTAGAGGTGCGTTCTCAGGTATCAGTCCCGCTGTGTGTTGGTCGTTTCTTGTCGTttcttggtggtggtggtggttggttatgtcgtcgtcgttgttggtTACGTACAGTCGAATGGCGCGCGTCCTCACGACGAGGAGAGACAGaagcagagagagagagagtgacCAAGACAGACATACAAACCCCGTTGCCACCcgcgtgcccgcccgtcgGTCCGCTGTCGATGTGCACGGTGCGGTACGTGAGATTCAAATATCGCCATACCTCTGGGAAGCGCCCCCCCTCGTCGTGTGGGTGTCAGTACCTAgaggaaagaagaaaaaagacATTCCCCGGGATACTATATACTGTACACGCAGCAAACGCTCCATCGTCCTCTTGGGAagggggaggcggaggggggcCCGGCCGTCGTGCTTGCACCCAACGTCTCGTCTTTCTGTGTCCCCCTCTTTTGCCCAGCTCGTGAGCGtgcagagagagaaagagggtGTTGCTTGCTGTTTCGTTTCGTGGTGAAGCATTGGGAGGGGGGCCCTGCCgcacacacaacacacacacaccactcactcactctccCCTGCATCGGAGCGGCTCCCCCATGTTTGTGGACTGGTGGACTTGTTggccatccaccaccaccaccaccaccacaacaagcgtccgccatcgccgccagacgCGCACTGGACAATGGCCTCACACCCGCAAACAAACCCCTGCGCCCAGCCGGCCACCCAGCCACCCAGCAAGCCCTCCAAGGCCAGGACAGCCGCAGCATCGGACTCCGGCTCGCGCCCtggtactgtactgtactctTCCTTCCCCACGACAGAGAATTACCGCTTTTGAACGCGCGCCCACAGACACTCCCCGCTTCGCTGCACTACAACTACTAGTACTCCGTACTGCGTACCAagttactacgtactacaAAAATAAAGGTGACAAAGTTGAggacttttttttttttttaccgtatgtacagtacctaggtaggtaggtaaaTATAtatgtacgtacttcgtaagtTAGTTGGTATTTATTCATCCAGCTTGACGAGGtcaggctgctgctccgaTTTCAGCTCAGCTCCTGCAGCCGCCTCCGCAACCTCTGCGCATCCGCACCGGGCGGGTTCCCACGtgcaccgcgcgcgcgcgacagacagacagacatctgttgctcctgctcctgctcctgcagcTGCAAGGAAAGACGCCAACAACCAAAACGTCACACCGCACCAACCATTCATTCCCTTCTTGCACTTCTTCCACGGGCtgtttctttttttttttttttttttttttttttccttttctccttctcctattcttcttttccttcttttcctttcGTCACCCTCCCCTAACCCCCATCGCCCGTCCAGCCAACCAGCCCCCATTTCTTCGTCGTTGTGCTCTTCGTCATCCCCTCACTCCCTCACACCGCCCTGATcgtgggaggagggagggggtggaacgggggcgtggcgtggcgtggagTTTCCTCCCATcatgcactgcactgcactcCGCGGAGGCTTGCCCTCATCCGACGATGTATTATTGCCCACCATAAAATTGTACCACCTTTTCCCCGTCTTCCTTTTTCGAGCAGGTCCCTTCCCCCCACCCCTTATTTTTCTCTTGGAAATCTGCTCAAGTTTACATAGCCCCCAACGTCCCCGTGGCGCACGTCAGTGACACTGCCTGTGCGATGCGTGTTGTTCTTCACGGGGTGAGTGACTGAGTGAGCGCGTGCTCGTGAAAGCTGTGCATGCGTCCCTTGCTCCATCCTCGGCCCACCCACGCCCCCAATCCATCATGCACGCCTCTTGATacccgcctgcctgtccgCGCCCTAGCGCGGGCCACATGGCtccctggcctgcctgcctgcctgtgctGGGTTCCATTTGCTTCCGGATCTTTTTGGAGCCGCACCCCCCGGCTGATATTgcttgctgttgttgctgttcccatctgctgctgggttGGGcggatgcgatgcgatggaATGCGGCATTGTATGTATGGAGCTTCGGTGAtggcccggggggggggggcctcaTGGAATGACAACGAGCACGAGGACGAGTCCCCTCTTTGCCTGCCGGGAACAAAGAtcgtgccccccccccccccaataTCCGGAGAGGATCTAGAGTACCAAGTAGTGGCCATGTTGTTCAACGGCTTATTACCGTTGAGATACAGTGCCCACAGCCTCTACTGTACTTTCGCCGTATATCACACTAACCACTTGCCACATACAAAGCATGTATATGCTAGTAATTCTTCCTTCAGCACCAAGCAGACGTCGAAAAACTGCAATGCACCGTATAAacgtgcatgcatgcatgtagCAAGCAAGTAAGACTGCCCTCTCGTCGACAACTTATTTAggttgccttgccttgccttgccttgcctcgccttgcATTCGCATCTGCCCAGCTTGCCAGCCTGTATCGACGACTTGCATTGATTGCCTACCCTTTATTTTGCCCACCTTGACGTAaccttctttttttctctgTCCTTCCGCATTTTGTCCAGGGATACATGTTTTTATGTGTCTTTTGCCTCGACATACCTATATACTTACTTATACTTTGTACATGGCCATCATCCCCATCATCGCACGCAAGTGTGGAAACGGTACTGTAGCTACTAAGGTACCACGTTTCCTTAACTCACTCCCAACAACGGAGGCAACATGAGACAAAAAAACGCCCCAAgggtccgtccgtcgccgcggtaCTCCGTGCATGCAGCCGCCATTGCTTCATATGAGCCTGGACGTGACATGCCACGCGTGGACGCGCCTTCACCCCCCCTTGGTGGCGTCTCAGCCTCGCGACAAGCAACATGTGCGGCCCCTGCATCGTAATTTACGCGCATCCCATGTCGATAAGCGAGCATCGCTCCCCAGTGGCACAAGGCGAATACTAGTACCAACGTACGTcatgtgatgatgatgatgttaTTCGTTTTGGTCGTCTTGCTTTTGCCTCTGCTCGCCACGCCTGGGCCGCGTCCACCCAGCGCCCGCCCTTCTCCTCATCACGTCACTGCATTTCGTTGCTCCGCAAACACTGTCCATTCCTTGCCCGCCTTTGCCCCTTTTGCCGGACACGCCCAGGAAAACTAGACGGAAAAGGTGTCCacctgcccgcgcgccgtctACTGTGCACTTGGCCATGCAGAACAAACAGTCATGGTGCCAACAAAAAAGAAAATCCCAGAAAGCCCGCTCCCAAAATAAACGCCGACCCAGATGCTCACCGTCCGCGCCCAAGGCGCTCGGTATACAGGCAGACAAGTGAAGGAAGAGAACTAAAATCAAGTGAGCGCAAACGGCGAGTCCCGTGACGCCTCCCGCCTGTGCAtgacaccgccgtcgccgcgcgcttCACTGCGGCTGTTGGAACCGGCGTCGACAACAAAGTAAACAGCTCGTCCCAAGGACGGCAACCCAAGTTATGGTGCAAATAGTGGTGGTGCGTATACAGTACAAGTGGACAAGTGTCGTGTGGCCATGGCAATGCGCCATGAAAAGAATCGAGTGTCGATCCGCCGCTCGTGTCGAAATCGCGTTACGATTTATGCCATCAGAACGAGCAATGCTGTGTTGAGatgcgccgacgaggcgcaaaggccggccatgatgggctCGACGCGGCAAGACCCTTTTGTTGAACGTAGTATGTGGGGGTATcattggtggtggtggtggtggtggtggtgcatgtTTGTGTCTTGCCTCATGGTTGCCGAGCCGGGCGGGTCGCGTGTCCTCCTCCCATCATTTCTTGCCGCggctgcccgaggccgtAATCTTGGTCGTGCTCATTAGGTCACCAATGTACTTTTGCAGAAATTTGTTGTTGCTATCCAACTTGTCGTGCTCTTCGCGCACCGCCTCGATACGGTTGAATATGGTGAGGAGCGAATCCTGCAACGCCTTGGCGTGTCTGTGGGCGGCTGTTAGCATTGCTCGACGGGCGCGCTccgcaggcaggcgggccagCCGACTGGTGTACCACTCGCCTTCGCAGCTCTTCCCTGGCCTCCTTGCCCATCTTGTCAATGTCCTCGCTGGTCCGCCGCGGGCTCATGGCGCGGACGTCGTCGGGTCCGAAATGGGGCTCGAcggggccgacggcggaggagTCGCGCGGTACGACGAGAGGGCCGCTGCTTTTGCGGCTGGGCAGGCGCGGTCGCGTCGGCACGGGGTGGTGGATGATGGGCTCGTTGGTCTCCGACGGAGAcgtggacgccgacgagtcGGACCGTTCCATGGCGTTGGAGCCGGCGTTGGAGCCGATCGACTGCGTGTCGTGATCATCCATATTTGGGTCAAAAAGGCGCAACGTCGATGCGTGTCGTGGCGAGCGGCGATTGAAAGGGAGGCGTTCGAGCAGTTGTTGGGCTCGTATGGGTTGTGGGCGCGGTCGCCTGGTCGTAGAGGAAATCGAGCTCGAAAAAAAAGGGAGCGCCCCCCCAGTCTTCCTGTTAGAGTTCAGGCGTCGGAAGTCTTGGGTGCGACCATCCAGAtcccggcggcgtcgcgtccGCGTATGTCGGCTTGAGTTCAAGGCTGCGCGGGGGCGTTGCAGCAAACGATCGGATCGCAGAGGCTGATACAGGGAGAATGGACGCGGAAGACGGGAGGGAGacaggcggaggagggtggtGTTGAAGGGCGGACGGGGGTCGGTGGAcaggatgaggaggatgaggaggaggaaacgGCTGGCA
Above is a genomic segment from Purpureocillium takamizusanense chromosome 2, complete sequence containing:
- a CDS encoding uncharacterized protein (COG:S~EggNog:ENOG503P4U1), whose protein sequence is MDDHDTQSIGSNAGSNAMERSDSSASTSPSETNEPIIHHPVPTRPRLPSRKSSGPLVVPRDSSAVGPVEPHFGPDDVRAMSPRRTSEDIDKMGKEAREELRRHAKALQDSLLTIFNRIEAVREEHDKLDSNNKFLQKYIGDLMSTTKITASGSRGKK